From one Gossypium hirsutum isolate 1008001.06 chromosome D08, Gossypium_hirsutum_v2.1, whole genome shotgun sequence genomic stretch:
- the LOC107915320 gene encoding LOW QUALITY PROTEIN: calcium-transporting ATPase 12, plasma membrane-type (The sequence of the model RefSeq protein was modified relative to this genomic sequence to represent the inferred CDS: inserted 1 base in 1 codon) gives MSSSDGNQMYDCGTLLFKVTTSGFTTAQKRWRIAYASIYSVRVMLSLAKEIISKRGIEQPSIISDLHPYVALDVEPSSSPQWGENFSSSSLAPKIDRKRLVETVKEKDLVSLHQLGGVEGIAAALGTNPGKGIRDDDREVVKRQEMFGTNTYHKPPPKGLLYFVLDAFKDTTILILLVCAALSLGFGIKEHGAAEGWYEGGSIFVAVFLVIAVSALSNFRQETQFDKLSKISNNIKVEVVRGGRRRQVSIFDLVVGDVVFLKIGDQIPADGLFLDGYSLQVDESSMTGESDHMEVDVTRNPFXFSGSKVADGYGQMLVASVGIDTTWGEMMSSITSDKNERTPLQERLDRLTSSIGKVGLAVAFLVLVVLLIRYFTGNTEDDNGNTEYIGSKTSVDDILNAVVRIVSAAVTIVVVAIPEGLPLAVTLTLAYSMKRMMADQAMVRKLSACETMGSATIICTDKTGTLTVNQMKVTQFWLGQESIKEDHSNIIDHTVLELFYQGVGLNTTGSVCKPVSGSLPEFSGSPTEKAILSWAVLGLDLDMEKLKQKYSILHVETFNSEKKRSGVSVRRKTDETLHVHWKGAAEIIVAMCSDYYESNGGIRSMDEDQRSRIETIIQSMAASSLRCIAFAHKQVSQKEMECVDDSEKTHQRIKEDGLTLLGIVGLKDPCRPGVKKAVEACKSAGVDIKMITGDNIFTAKAIAAECGILGADYNEESGQAIEGIEFRNYTPEERMEKIGKIMVMARSSPFDKLLMVQCLKQKGDVVAVTGDGTNDALALKEADIGLSMGIQGTEVAKESSDIVILDDNFSSVATVLRWGRCVYNNIQKFIQFQLTVNIAALVINFIAAVSAGEVPLTAVQLLWVNLIMDTLGALALATDRPTKELMKKPPVGRTEPLITNVMWRNLLAQAVYQIAILLILQFRGESMFNVPKRVKDTLIFNTFVLCQVFNEFNARKLEKQNVFQGILQNRLFLGIVGITIILQVVMVEFLKNFADTERLKLWQWGLCILFAAFSWPIAWVVKLIPVSDKPFFSYLKRSKPSSQLNKSSTTRNLQSAGMELEVQ, from the exons ATGTCTAGCAGTGACGGTAATCAAATGTACGATTGCGGTACATTACTTTTCAAAGTCACCACCTCTGGCTTCACCACCGCTCAAAAGCGTTGGAGGATTGCCTATGCATCGATATATTCTGTGCGGGTAATGCTTTCTCTTGCCAAGGAGATAATATCGAAGAGAGGTATCGAACAACCCTCGATCATCTCGGATTTGCATCCTTACGTTGCGCTAGATGTTGAACCCTCGAGCTCTCCGCAATGGGGTGAAAATTTTTCATCTTCCTCCTTGGCTCCGAAAATTGATCGGAAGAGACTTGTGGAGACCGTGAAAGAAAAGGACTTGGTTTCTCTTCACCAGCTTGGAGGAGTCGAAGGCATTGCCGCTGCTCTTGGAACAAATCCTGGAAAGGGAATCCGAGATGATGATCGAGAGGTTGTGAAAAGACAGGAGATGTTTGGTACCAATACTTACCACAAGCCACCTCCCAAAGGGTTACTGTATTTTGTCCTGGATGCTTTCAAGGACACCACAATTCTTATCCTCCTGGTATGTGCTGCTCTTTCTCTTGGTTTTGGTATCAAAGAGCATGGTGCAGCAGAGGGTTGGTATGAAGGCGGAAGTATTTTCGTTGCCGTCTTTCTTGTGATTGCTGTCTCTGCACTCAGTAACTTCAGACAGGAGACTCAATTTGACAAGCTATCAAAAATAAGTAACAATATCAAAGTCGAAGTTGTTAGAGGTGGCCGCCGTCGACAAGTATCTATTTTTGATCTTGTTGTTGGAGATGTTGTCTTCCTGAAGATTGGAGATCAAATTCCAGCAGATGGGCTGTTCTTGGACGGTTATTCATTGCAAGTGGATGAATCGAGCATGACAGGAGAAAGTGACCATATGGAAGTAGATGTCACCAGGAACCCGT CTTTTTCTGGTTCGAAAGTGGCAGATGGTTATGGTCAAATGCTTGTAGCATCCGTGGGAATAGATACTACATGGGGAGAAATGATGAGCTCGATAACCAGTGATAAAAACGAAAGAACTCCACTACAAGAACGACTTGACAGACTTACCTCTTCTATCGGAAAGGTAGGTCTTGCGGTTGCCTTTCTAGTCCTTGTAGTCTTATTAATTCGTTATTTCACTGGGAATACAGAAGATGACAATGGGAACACGGAGTATATTGGTAGCAAGACCAGCGTAGATGATATCTTAAATGCTGTTGTTCGTATAGTTTCGGCTGCAGTGACTATTGTGGTAGTTGCAATTCCGGAAGGTCTACCATTGGCTGTCACTCTTACACTTGCTTACTCAATGAAAAGAATGATGGCTGATCAGGCAATGGTTAGAAAACTTTCAGCTTGTGAAACGATGGGCTCAGCTACCATTATTTGTACTGACAAAACTGGAACCTTGACAGTAAACCAGATGAAGGTAACCCAGTTTTGGCTCGGCCAAGAGTCCATCAAGGAAGATCATTCCAACATCATTGACCACACTGTTCTTGAATTATTCTACCAAGGTGTTGGTTTGAACACAACTGGTAGTGTTTGCAAACCCGTCTCCGGATCCCTACCTGAGTTTTCTGGCAGTCCAACAGAAAAGGCGATTCTTTCTTGGGCTGTCTTAGGTTTGGATCTGGATATGGAAAAATTGAAGCAAAAATACAGCATTCTCCATGTTGAAACCTTCAACTCGGAGAAAAAGAGAAGTGGGGTTTCAGTAAGGAGAAAAACAGATGAAACTCTTCATGTACACTGGAAAGGAGCTGCAGAAATAATCGTAGCCATGTGCTCAGACTATTATGAGAGCAATGGGGGCATAAGGTCCATGGATGAAGACCAAAGGAGCAGAAttgaaacaataatccaaagtatGGCCGCTAGTAGCTTACGATGCATTGCTTTTGCTCATAAGCAAGTCTCACAAAAAGAGATGGAATGTGTTGATGATAGCGAAAAGACACATCAAAGAATAAAAGAAGATGGTCTAACCTTGCTAGGGATAGTTGGTTTGAAGGATCCATGTCGCCCAGGTGTCAAAAAAGCTGTGGAAGCTTGTAAATCTGCAGGGGTGGACATCAAAATGATTACTGGAGACAATATTTTCACAGCAAAAGCTATAGCTGCAGAATGTGGAATTCTAGGAGCAGATTACAATGAAGAAAGTGGACAAGCTATAGAAGGTATTGAATTTCGAAATTACACACCTGAAGAGAGAATGGAGAAGATCGGGAAGATCATGGTGATGGCAAGGTCCTCTCCATTTGACAAGCTTCTGATGGTACAGTGCTTGAAACAGAAAGGAGATGTAGTTGCGGTCACAGGTGATGGCACTAATGATGCTCTTGCGCTAAAAGAAGCCGATATTGGACTTTCGATGGGCATTCAAGGCACTGAGGTGGCAAAGGAGAGCTCAGACATTGTCATATTGGATGATAATTTCAGCTCAGTTGCCACAGTTTTAAGATGGGGAAGATGTGTATATAACAACATAcagaaattcattcaatttcagcTTACCGTTAATATTGCTGCTCTTGTAATTAACTTCATTGCAGCAGTTTCTGCTGGTGAGGTTCCCTTGACAGCCGTTCAATTGCTGTGGGTAAACCTCATCATGGACACCTTAGGTGCTCTAGCCCTTGCAACAGATAGGCCCACCAAGGAACTAATGAAGAAGCCGCCCGTCGGTCGAACCGAGCCCCTCATTACTAATGTCATGTGGAGGAATCTTTTAGCCCAAGCAGTATACCAGATAGCTATTCTCTTGATCTTGCAATTTAGAGGTGAATCTATGTTCAATGTGCCTAAGAGGGTAAAGGACACACTGATTTTCAATACTTTCGTTCTCTGCCAAGTTTTCAACGAATTCAACGCAAGGAAGTTGGAGAAGCAAAACGTCTTCCAAGGCATTCTTCAGAACAGATTGTTTCTGGGAATCGTGGGGATAACCATCATTCTTCAGGTGGTTATGGTGGAATTTCTAAAGAATTTTGCAGATACAGAGAGATTGAAACTATGGCAGTGGGGGCTTTGTATCTTATTCGCAGCTTTCTCATGGCCAATTGCATGGGTTGTGAAGCTCATACCTGTTTCAGACAAACCCTTCTTCAGTTATCTCAAGAGATCAAAACCATCTTCACAATTAAATAAGTCATCTACCACAAGAAACCTTCAATCTGCAGGCATGGAACTAGAAGTGCAATAA